The Pyrus communis chromosome 9, drPyrComm1.1, whole genome shotgun sequence genome has a segment encoding these proteins:
- the LOC137746116 gene encoding heme-binding-like protein At3g10130, chloroplastic, which translates to MSFTHTHPSKTLTCTSLSGNPNIYRRLTTISMATDRAAAVPSPPQQRRRTMSALEARVSLVAALAIQASSLSQRLLLELATETAKYVFPKQFEARTLEEALMAVPDIETVKFKVLSRRDQYEIREIEAYIIAETTMPGKSGFDFNGASQSFNVLAEYLFGKNTTKEKMEMTTPVYTRKVQSDGEKMEMTTPVITKRLGDQDKWQMSFVIPSKYSANTPLPKDPSVRIEEVPRKVVAVVAFSGFVTNEEVKKRESKLREALKNDGQFQVKEGTSVEVAQYNPPFTLPFQRRNEISLEVESKEE; encoded by the exons ATGTCGTTCACTCACACGCACCCTTCCAAAACCCTAACCTGCACTTCCCTCTCCGGAAACCCTAACATCTACAGACGACTCACCACCATCTCCATGGCGACGGACCGAGCGGCCGCAGTCCCCTCCCCGCCGCAGCAGCGGAGGAGGACCATGTCCGCTCTAGAAGCCCGAGTCTCCCTCGTCGCCGCTCTCGCTATTCAAGCGTCGTCTCTCTCCCAGCGAC TTTTGCTCGAGTTGGCCACGGAGACTGCAAAATATGTCTTCCCCAAACAGTTTGAGGCTCGTACTCTCGAAGAAGCCCTCATGGCAG TTCCGGACATTGAAACGGTGAAGTTCAAAGTTCTGAGTAGGAGAGACCAGTATGAGATTAGAGAAATTGAG GCTTACATTATAGCAGAGACAACAATGCCTGGAAAGTCTGGTTTTGATTTCAATGGTGCATCTCAATCCTTCAATGTCTTAGCTGAATACCTGTTTGGTAAG AATACCACCAAGGAGAAAATGGAGATGACCACACCGGTTTATACACGTAAAGTTCAATCGGATGgggagaaaatggaaatgacaACTCCTGTGATAACAAAGAGG CTGGGAGATCAAGATAAATGGCAGATGTCCTTTGTCATTCCCTCGAAATACAGTGCCAATACGCCATTGCCTAAAGATCCATCTGTAAGGATCGAAGAGGTCCCTAGGAAAGTAGTTGCAGTTGTTGCCTTTTCAG GGTTTGTTACTAATGAGGAAGTTAAGAAACGAGAATCCAAGCTAAGGGAAGCTCTGAAAAATGATGGACAGTTCCAAGTGAAGGAAGGAACTTCAGTGGAAGTTGCACAG TATAATCCACCATTTACACTTCCATTTCAACGGCGTAATGAGATCAGTCTGGAAGTTGAAAGTAAAGAGGAATAG